In the genome of Cuculus canorus isolate bCucCan1 chromosome 26, bCucCan1.pri, whole genome shotgun sequence, one region contains:
- the LOC128854647 gene encoding olfactory receptor 49-like: MGPGNGTAVTEFVLDGFSGLTQRLQLFLSLVILLMYLTTVIGNATIIFLVCVDHHLQTPMYFFISNFAFLEIWFTSSTSIKLFVILGFGRRTISLGTCFAQSYFYFALGCTEFVLLVVMSFDRYVAICQPLHYAAIMKPQLCIYLVVAAWVISLTFFSYRLVLLYQLTFCGSNKIHHFFCDNSPLFKLSSSDTSLLWKIDSVFVSFVILGSLCLTLASYTRILFCILYLPAASGRKKAFTTCSSHLTTLAIAYGSCIALYACPSGDVHLETNRTVALLNTVLYPFLNPFIYSLRNKTVIQALNKAIAHATMQLFHLLRCISGQRFH, from the coding sequence ATGGGTCCAGGGAATGGAACTGCAGTTACTGAGTTCGTCCTAGACGGCTTCTCAGGGCTCACCCAAAGACTGCAGCTATTTCTCTCTCTGGTCATTCTGCTCATGTACCTGACAACAGTGATCGGGAATGCAACCATCATCTTCCTTGTGTGTGTGGATCACCACCTGCAAACCCCCATGTACTTTTTCATCAGCAATTTTGCCTTCCTGGAAATCTGGTTCACATCCTCCACAAGTATCAAGTTGTTTGTGATCCTGGGTTTTGGAAGGAGAACGATTTCACTAGGCACCTGCTTTGCTCAATCCTATTTCTATTTTGCCCTGGGCTGTACAGAGTTTGTTCTGCTTGTTGTCATGTCCTTTGATCGCTATGTTGCTATCTGCCAACCTTTGCATTATGCTGCCATCATGAAGCCTCAGCTCTGCATCTACTTAGTTGTTGCAGCTTGGGTCATAAGCCTCACATTCTTCAGTTACCGTCTGGTTCTCCTCTATCAGTTGACTTTCTGTGGCTCAAACAAGATCCACCATTTCTTCTGTGACAACTCCCCCTTATTCAAACTCTCCTCCTCTGACACCagtctgctttggaaaataGACTCTGTTTTTGTGTCATTTGTCATCCTGGGTTCCTTATGTTTAACTCTGGCATCCTACACACGCATCCTTTTTTGTATTCTGTATCTTCCAGCAGCCTCTGGGAGGAAGAAAGCTTTTACCACATGTTCTTCCCATCTCACCACCTTAGCTATCGCCTATGGGAGCTGCATTGCTCTCTATGCATGTCCTTCAGGAGATGTTCACTTAGAGACCAACAGAACTGTAGCTTTGCTGAACACTGTTCTGTACCCATTCTTAAATCCCTTCATCTACAGTCTTAGAAACAAGACTGTGATACAGGCCCTGAACAAAGCCATCGCCCATGCAACAATGCAGCTTTTCCACTTATTGCGATGCATTTCTGGACAGCGATTCCACTGA
- the LOC128849217 gene encoding olfactory receptor 49-like, whose amino-acid sequence MGPGNGTAVTEFILDGFSGLTQRLQLFLSLVILLMYLTTVIGNATIIFLVCVDHHLQTPMYFFISNLAFLEIWFTSSTSINLFVILGFGRRTISLGTCFAQSYFCFALGCTEFVLLVVMSFDRYVAICQPLHYAAIMKPQLCIYLVVAAWVISLTLFSYRLVLLYQLTFCGSNKIHHFFCDNSPLFKLSCSDTSLLWKTDSVLASFVVLGSLCLTLASYTRILYCILHLPAASGRKKAFTTCSSHLTTLAIVYGSCIALYACPSGDVPLETNRIVALLNTILYPFLNPFIYSLRNKTVIQALNKAIAYATMQLFHLLRCISGQRFH is encoded by the coding sequence ATGGGTCCAGGGAATGGAACTGCAGTTACTGAGTTCATCCTAGATGGCTTCTCAGGGCTCACCCAAAGACTGCAGCTATTTCTCTCTCTGGTCATTCTGCTCATGTACCTGACAACAGTGATCGGGAATGCAACCATCATCTTCCTTGTGTGTGTGGATCACCACCTGCAAACCCCTATGTACTTTTTCATCAGCAATTTGGCCTTCCTGGAAATCTGGTTCACATCCTCCACAAGTATCAATTTGTTTGTGATCCTGGGTTTTGGAAGGAGAACGATTTCACTAGGCACCTGCTTTGCTCAATCCTATTTCTGTTTTGCCCTGGGCTGTACAGAGTTTGTTCTGCTTGTTGTCATGTCCTTTGATCGCTATGTTGCTATCTGCCAACCTTTGCATTATGCTGCCATCATGAAGCCTCAGCTCTGCATCTACTTAGTTGTTGCAGCTTGGGTCATAAGCCTCACACTCTTCAGTTACCGCCTGGTTCTCCTCTATCAGTTGACTTTCTGTGGCTCAAACAAGATCCACCATTTCTTCTGTGACAACTCCCCCTTATTCAAACTGTCCTGCTCTGACACCagtctgctttggaaaacagactCTGTTTTAGCATCATTTGTCGTCCTGGGTTCTTTATGTTTAACTCTGGCATCCTACACGCGCATCCTTTATTGTATTCTGCATCTTCCAGCAGCCTCTGGGAGGAAGAAAGCTTTTACCACATGTTCTTCCCATCTCACCACCTTAGCTATCGTATATGGGAGCTGCATTGCTCTCTATGCATGTCCTTCAGGAGACGTTCCCTTAGAGACCAACAGAATTGTAGCTTTGCTGAACACTATTCTGTACCCATTCTTAAATCCCTTCATCTACAGTCTTAGAAACAAGACTGTGATACAGGCCCTGAACAAAGCCATCGCCTATGCAACAATGCAGCTTTTCCACTTATTGCGATGCATTTCTGGACAGCGATTCCACTGA